The proteins below come from a single Prochlorococcus marinus CUG1415 genomic window:
- a CDS encoding inorganic diphosphatase, translating into MDLSSIPPSPMKGIVNIVVEIPAGSRNKYEYCSEAGIMALDRVLHSSVRYPFDYGFIPNTLADDGAPLDAMVIMDEPTFAGCLIKARPIGVLDMHDCGAYDGKLLCVPMANPRQANIVSINQIAPNQLEDVAEFFRTSKGLDGRTVRIDGWRDYDVIENLLKNCTPIKKKNFKVVKKLKSGQLN; encoded by the coding sequence ATGGATCTTAGCTCTATACCTCCATCTCCAATGAAGGGAATAGTAAATATAGTTGTTGAAATACCTGCTGGCAGTAGGAATAAATACGAATATTGCTCTGAAGCAGGAATAATGGCATTAGATAGAGTATTGCATTCTTCCGTAAGATACCCTTTTGATTATGGCTTTATCCCAAATACCCTTGCTGATGATGGGGCTCCTCTTGATGCGATGGTGATAATGGATGAGCCGACTTTTGCTGGTTGTCTAATAAAAGCTAGACCTATTGGAGTTTTGGATATGCATGATTGTGGTGCATATGACGGAAAACTTTTATGTGTGCCGATGGCTAATCCTAGACAGGCCAATATAGTCAGTATTAATCAAATTGCTCCAAATCAGCTTGAAGATGTTGCTGAATTTTTTAGAACTAGTAAAGGACTTGATGGAAGAACAGTTCGAATTGATGGTTGGAGAGATTATGACGTGATTGAAAATTTATTGAAAAATTGTACACCCATAAAAAAGAAAAACTTTAAAGTAGTTAAGAAATTAAAAAGTGGTCAATTAAATTGA
- a CDS encoding Spx/MgsR family RNA polymerase-binding regulatory protein gives MKKIIFYSYLKCSTCIKAAKWLKSKDFEFKLIDIVKEPPLVNYLNLALEQYSDDKKRIFNTRGKAFKTLNLDIYGLSREEIIKLLLGDGKLIKRPFLIYEEKKVILGFNEIEYAKQII, from the coding sequence TTGAAAAAAATAATTTTTTATAGTTATTTAAAATGCTCTACTTGCATAAAAGCTGCAAAGTGGCTTAAAAGCAAAGATTTCGAATTTAAACTAATTGATATTGTAAAAGAACCACCACTTGTTAATTATTTAAATCTTGCTTTAGAACAATACTCTGATGATAAGAAAAGGATTTTTAATACAAGAGGTAAAGCTTTTAAAACTCTCAATCTTGATATTTATGGCTTATCAAGGGAAGAAATTATTAAACTTCTTTTAGGTGATGGCAAATTAATAAAAAGACCATTTTTGATTTACGAGGAAAAAAAAGTAATATTAGGTTTTAACGAAATTGAATATGCCAAACAAATTATATAA
- a CDS encoding resolvase: MENIDSNISSEEELVGIDEVQKFLNRSRASVYRYTNTDLRNLNPSFNPRKLNPEFRTDQKDPLKFHPNEVARFAKDILRIKEVTVEVFNTPSSAAQNILVQILDELKFIRSLLEKE; encoded by the coding sequence ATGGAAAATATAGATTCCAATATTTCTAGCGAAGAAGAATTAGTAGGTATTGATGAAGTTCAAAAATTCCTAAATAGATCAAGAGCTTCTGTTTATAGATATACAAATACTGATTTAAGAAATTTAAACCCCAGTTTTAATCCAAGAAAATTAAATCCCGAATTTAGAACTGATCAAAAAGATCCCTTAAAGTTCCACCCTAATGAAGTAGCAAGATTTGCTAAAGATATTTTAAGAATTAAGGAAGTTACTGTAGAAGTATTCAATACACCTTCCTCAGCAGCTCAAAACATACTTGTACAAATTTTAGACGAATTAAAATTTATTAGGTCGTTATTAGAAAAAGAATAA
- the lepB gene encoding signal peptidase I, translated as MHASIKSFLKEWGLLILLTFFVSSCRSFLAEPRYIPSGSMLPELQINDRLIIEKFSLRNSLPKRGDIVVFKSPYSFDEKLISSRFKPLPKKSYCFFMSFPPVSFIPGLRDKACDAYIKRVVALPGEIVSVNSKGEVMINNKLIPEPYISYKCSAYFFNKCGEFENIKVPKDHFLVLGDNRSNSWDGRYWPGSKFLHKKEIIGKAYVRFWPLSKIGFFNK; from the coding sequence ATGCATGCTTCTATTAAAAGTTTTTTAAAAGAATGGGGTCTACTAATTCTATTAACTTTTTTTGTTTCTTCTTGTAGATCTTTTCTAGCAGAACCACGTTATATCCCTTCTGGTTCAATGCTTCCAGAATTACAAATAAATGATAGGCTAATTATTGAAAAATTTTCTTTAAGAAACTCTTTACCAAAAAGAGGAGATATTGTAGTTTTTAAATCTCCTTACTCATTTGATGAAAAACTAATTTCATCAAGATTTAAGCCTTTACCAAAAAAAAGCTATTGTTTTTTTATGAGTTTTCCTCCAGTTTCTTTTATTCCTGGTCTTAGGGATAAAGCTTGCGATGCTTATATTAAGAGAGTAGTCGCACTCCCAGGTGAAATTGTGAGTGTAAATAGTAAAGGTGAAGTAATGATAAATAATAAATTAATTCCTGAACCTTATATTTCTTATAAGTGCTCAGCATACTTTTTTAATAAATGTGGTGAATTTGAAAATATAAAAGTGCCCAAAGATCATTTTTTAGTTTTAGGCGATAATAGATCAAATAGCTGGGATGGAAGATATTGGCCAGGAAGTAAATTTCTTCATAAAAAGGAGATCATAGGAAAAGCTTATGTAAGATTTTGGCCTCTTAGTAAGATTGGCTTTTTTAATAAATAA
- the psb27 gene encoding photosystem II protein Psb27, translating into MLLKLKSELILKNLTKAISFALSLTVIFTLFSSPSIAVKTSMTGDYAKDTISVVQTLQTAVDTPKDSPNKDEVRSEALTLITDYISRYRNRGMVNKTQSFTTMQTALNAMAGHYKNFASRPLPDKLKERLTKEFSLAEKMVLRES; encoded by the coding sequence ATGTTACTGAAATTGAAATCAGAATTAATTTTAAAAAATCTTACCAAAGCTATATCTTTCGCACTTTCTTTGACTGTTATTTTTACATTATTTAGTTCCCCTTCCATAGCTGTAAAAACCTCAATGACAGGTGACTATGCAAAAGATACAATTTCAGTTGTGCAAACATTACAAACAGCTGTTGATACTCCAAAAGATTCTCCAAATAAAGACGAAGTAAGAAGTGAAGCTCTTACCCTCATTACTGACTACATTTCTAGATATAGAAATAGAGGAATGGTTAACAAAACTCAATCATTTACCACAATGCAAACAGCATTAAATGCTATGGCAGGCCATTACAAAAACTTTGCAAGTAGACCTTTACCAGATAAACTGAAGGAGCGTTTAACCAAAGAATTTTCTCTTGCTGAAAAAATGGTTCTCAGAGAAAGTTGA
- a CDS encoding proline--tRNA ligase, with protein MRVTTSFPLGTLRDTPSEAEIISHQLLLKAGYIRRINSGIYAYMPIMLRVIEKISAIIDRELNSIGCTKLLLPQLHPADLWKRSERWEGYTAGEGIMFNLKDRQGKEFGLAPTHEEVITSIASEIINSYKQLPQCFYQIQTKFRDEIRPRFGLMRSREFIMKDGYSFHSSENDLALFYKKVGKAYENIFQSCGLETVGVEADSGAIGGASSKEFMVTADSGEDSILFTQSGSYAANIEKAISIPSQPIPLKENISGWIDTPQQKTILEVCKNNNLDPSQIIKVVVFLAKFEGKSEVPVLACIRGDQHINEVKLFNLINTIYSSSLLKLLKIEDKNIIEENLVDFPLGFIGPDLDNETIKASSNWDKTWTRIIDHSASNLSTFISGANKVDLHKVFQDFSFFSKDYLIEDIRNAKKGDKIKIDDNEELKEKKGIEIGHIFQLGQKYSEKLNAKFSDKDGELKNLWMGCYGIGVTRIAQAAIEQNHDQKGICWPIQISPFEVIIIPTNLKDPIQRELTEQIYNNLIINKIDVLLDDREDRAGVKFKDAELIGIPFQIIIGKDSINKEVELKCRANNVFFKISVDKLLEKFISESEIMYNKNS; from the coding sequence ATGCGCGTGACCACCTCATTTCCTCTGGGGACACTTCGTGACACACCTTCTGAAGCTGAGATTATTTCACATCAATTACTTTTAAAAGCTGGTTATATTCGCAGAATTAACAGCGGCATTTATGCATACATGCCTATAATGCTTAGAGTTATTGAAAAAATATCCGCAATAATAGATAGGGAACTTAATAGTATTGGTTGCACAAAATTACTTTTACCCCAACTTCATCCCGCAGATTTATGGAAGAGAAGTGAAAGGTGGGAAGGATATACGGCAGGAGAAGGGATAATGTTTAATCTCAAAGATAGACAAGGGAAAGAATTTGGTTTGGCCCCAACGCACGAAGAGGTGATCACCAGTATTGCATCAGAGATCATAAATTCCTATAAGCAATTACCTCAATGTTTTTACCAAATTCAGACAAAATTTAGAGATGAAATAAGGCCAAGGTTTGGATTAATGAGAAGTAGAGAATTTATAATGAAAGATGGTTATTCTTTCCATTCTTCAGAAAACGATCTAGCTTTATTTTATAAAAAGGTGGGCAAAGCTTATGAAAATATTTTTCAATCTTGTGGACTAGAGACCGTAGGGGTTGAGGCAGATAGTGGGGCCATTGGCGGAGCTTCCTCCAAAGAATTCATGGTCACTGCAGATTCTGGTGAAGATTCCATCTTGTTTACGCAAAGCGGTTCTTATGCTGCAAATATCGAAAAAGCTATTTCCATTCCCTCTCAACCTATTCCATTAAAAGAGAATATTTCAGGCTGGATAGATACACCTCAACAAAAAACAATCCTCGAGGTTTGTAAAAATAATAATTTAGACCCTAGTCAGATTATTAAAGTCGTAGTATTCCTTGCAAAGTTCGAAGGCAAATCGGAAGTCCCGGTTCTTGCATGCATTAGAGGCGACCAACATATTAATGAAGTAAAGCTTTTTAACCTGATAAATACAATTTATAGTTCCAGCCTTCTTAAACTTCTGAAAATTGAAGACAAAAACATTATCGAAGAAAACCTAGTTGATTTTCCTTTAGGCTTTATCGGGCCAGACTTAGATAATGAAACGATTAAAGCAAGTTCTAATTGGGATAAAACATGGACCAGAATAATAGATCATTCTGCGAGTAATCTCTCAACATTTATAAGTGGCGCAAATAAAGTTGATCTCCATAAGGTTTTTCAGGATTTTTCTTTTTTCTCAAAAGATTATCTAATTGAGGATATCAGGAATGCTAAAAAAGGAGATAAAATCAAAATTGATGATAATGAGGAACTTAAAGAAAAAAAAGGCATAGAAATTGGACATATTTTCCAACTAGGTCAAAAATATAGTGAAAAATTAAATGCTAAATTTTCTGACAAGGACGGTGAATTAAAGAATTTGTGGATGGGTTGTTATGGAATTGGAGTAACCAGAATAGCCCAGGCTGCAATTGAACAGAATCATGATCAAAAGGGTATTTGTTGGCCGATCCAGATTTCTCCTTTTGAAGTTATTATTATTCCAACGAACCTAAAAGATCCTATTCAAAGAGAGCTTACAGAGCAAATATATAATAATTTAATTATTAATAAAATTGATGTACTCCTTGATGATAGAGAAGATAGGGCGGGCGTAAAATTTAAAGATGCCGAATTAATTGGTATTCCTTTCCAGATAATTATTGGTAAAGATTCTATTAACAAAGAAGTAGAACTTAAATGCAGAGCAAATAATGTCTTTTTTAAAATAAGTGTCGATAAATTGTTGGAAAAATTTATTTCCGAATCAGAAATAATGTACAATAAAAATTCTTAA
- a CDS encoding histidine phosphatase family protein has protein sequence MAIRLVLVRHGLSSFNAKGLIQGRTDDSLLTDEGYEQARKAGKALSKINFDKIYSSPLVRAAETAKTIKKTFNKEQNIVFDDNLLEVDLSEWSGLKIDEIKKKFPEIYPIWKNDPENLILKRNDNKTYKPIQELFFQATNFVEDILKIYLDKDDVNILVVGHNAILRCLILLLLGKPKQGFRKIRLENASFSIINISRKDNSFKTQIECLNQTSHLNKNIPNKIGDSRIFLIRHGETNWNKEGRFQGQIDIPLNENGKDQARKTYEYLRNISFNKAFSSSMHRPYETAQIILQNSKDLKIERIDSLVEISHGLWEGKLEAEIREQWPDLLKKWHDKPEEVIMPEGESIKDVSARSIDAFDNICLSQKDNDLTLLVAHDAVNKTLICNFLGINYSNIWMIKQGNGGITVIDLFNDPSKIPVISALNITTHLGGIIDSTASGAL, from the coding sequence ATGGCAATAAGATTAGTTTTAGTTAGGCATGGACTAAGCAGTTTCAATGCAAAAGGATTAATTCAAGGTAGGACAGACGATTCATTACTAACTGATGAAGGATACGAACAAGCCCGAAAAGCAGGAAAAGCATTATCAAAAATAAACTTCGATAAAATCTATTCCTCCCCACTTGTGAGAGCGGCAGAGACTGCAAAAACAATTAAAAAGACCTTCAATAAAGAACAAAATATTGTATTCGACGATAATTTGCTTGAGGTAGATCTTAGTGAATGGTCTGGTTTAAAAATTGATGAAATAAAAAAGAAATTTCCAGAAATTTACCCTATATGGAAAAATGATCCAGAAAACCTTATCTTAAAAAGAAATGACAATAAAACTTATAAACCAATTCAAGAGTTATTTTTTCAAGCAACAAATTTTGTAGAAGATATTTTAAAAATTTATCTAGACAAAGATGATGTAAATATTTTAGTTGTTGGCCATAATGCAATTCTCAGATGTTTAATACTCTTGTTATTAGGAAAGCCTAAGCAAGGTTTTAGAAAAATAAGATTAGAAAATGCTTCTTTCTCGATAATCAATATTTCAAGGAAAGATAACTCTTTTAAGACTCAAATTGAATGCTTAAATCAAACTTCCCATCTCAATAAAAATATTCCAAATAAAATTGGAGATTCCAGAATATTTCTAATAAGGCATGGTGAAACTAACTGGAACAAAGAAGGTAGATTTCAAGGCCAAATTGATATCCCTTTAAATGAAAACGGGAAAGATCAAGCTAGAAAGACTTATGAATATTTGAGAAATATTTCTTTCAATAAGGCATTTTCAAGTTCAATGCATAGGCCTTATGAGACTGCACAAATAATCCTTCAAAATAGCAAAGATTTAAAAATAGAAAGAATAGATTCACTTGTAGAAATTAGTCACGGATTATGGGAGGGTAAACTGGAAGCAGAAATAAGAGAACAGTGGCCTGATTTACTAAAAAAATGGCATGATAAACCTGAAGAAGTAATAATGCCCGAAGGCGAATCTATAAAAGATGTATCAGCAAGGTCTATAGATGCTTTTGACAATATTTGTTTATCTCAAAAAGATAATGATCTCACCCTTCTCGTAGCTCACGATGCAGTAAATAAAACTCTCATTTGCAATTTCCTAGGCATTAATTATTCCAATATCTGGATGATAAAACAAGGTAATGGCGGCATAACGGTAATTGACCTCTTTAATGATCCCAGTAAAATTCCTGTGATTAGTGCTCTTAATATTACAACACACCTGGGAGGGATAATTGATTCAACGGCTTCTGGCGCTCTTTAA
- a CDS encoding CPBP family intramembrane glutamic endopeptidase has protein sequence MIFKNISKSKLTLAFISIVITFFVWQQGLRDSLNRPSVSFDISQKEQEIAELSVQSIPVNLKKFFIINDPLDQINKSLSNVSFEELTERNKLIRIITSESNDPIIYKNISKDFENKNFKFLIDEIEKKSKNNSYKANSDKFDLFKDDRFLYHLLSRKFDFDDSELITKSFSSKMFFKILAIRLIPLLTILIGSILALKILWTTISLKKFGWKEIKSLDLELIDMVLLIAGGFVVLGEVVSPLFSISLVELFSKNISNELSQSLKIFFGYLFMAIPPLWIVYYQIKSLNGQFTFKKDYLQFNFLPIKYAVIQGIKGWLTIVPFVLLISLIMNSLIDNQNGSNPLLEIVLNNNNYLSFFLLFVTTTLLAPLFEEIIFRGMLLTTLSRDFGVISGIIVSAFIFALAHLSLAEMPPLFVLGIGLAITRIASGSLFSSVIMHSLWNGLTFLNLFLLRT, from the coding sequence ATGATCTTTAAAAATATTTCTAAATCAAAACTCACTTTAGCTTTTATTTCTATCGTCATAACTTTTTTTGTATGGCAACAAGGCTTAAGAGATAGTTTAAATAGACCATCTGTCTCATTTGATATTAGTCAAAAAGAGCAAGAAATTGCTGAATTATCTGTCCAATCCATACCTGTAAATCTTAAAAAATTTTTTATCATTAATGATCCTCTTGATCAAATAAATAAATCACTCTCTAATGTCTCATTTGAAGAGCTAACAGAAAGAAATAAATTAATTCGAATAATTACTTCAGAATCAAATGATCCTATAATCTATAAAAATATTTCCAAAGATTTTGAAAATAAAAACTTTAAATTTCTGATTGATGAGATAGAAAAAAAATCTAAGAATAATTCATACAAAGCAAATTCTGATAAATTTGATTTATTTAAAGATGATAGATTTTTATATCACCTTTTAAGCCGGAAATTTGATTTTGACGATAGTGAATTAATAACAAAATCATTTTCAAGCAAAATGTTTTTTAAAATATTAGCCATAAGACTAATACCGCTTTTAACAATACTTATTGGATCTATTCTGGCTTTAAAAATATTATGGACAACCATATCTTTGAAAAAGTTTGGTTGGAAAGAAATTAAATCCTTAGATTTAGAATTAATAGATATGGTTTTATTAATTGCAGGTGGATTTGTTGTTTTAGGAGAAGTGGTATCACCTTTGTTTTCTATCAGTTTGGTTGAACTTTTTTCTAAAAATATCTCTAATGAATTGTCTCAATCTTTAAAAATTTTCTTTGGATATCTTTTTATGGCTATTCCGCCATTATGGATAGTTTATTATCAAATTAAATCTTTGAATGGTCAATTTACTTTTAAAAAGGATTATTTACAGTTTAATTTCTTGCCAATAAAATATGCAGTTATTCAGGGAATTAAAGGTTGGTTAACAATTGTTCCTTTTGTTTTATTGATCTCTCTAATTATGAATAGTCTGATTGATAATCAGAATGGTAGTAACCCTTTGCTGGAAATTGTTCTTAACAATAATAATTACTTATCATTTTTTCTATTATTTGTAACAACAACTCTATTAGCTCCTTTATTTGAAGAGATTATATTTCGCGGTATGTTACTAACAACTCTTTCAAGAGATTTTGGAGTAATTTCGGGCATCATAGTTTCAGCTTTTATCTTTGCATTAGCCCATTTAAGTTTGGCAGAAATGCCGCCATTATTTGTTCTAGGGATTGGATTAGCAATTACAAGAATTGCTTCAGGGAGTTTGTTTTCCTCAGTGATTATGCATTCTTTATGGAATGGATTGACTTTCTTAAATTTGTTCTTATTGAGGACATAA
- a CDS encoding adenylosuccinate synthase — translation MANVVVIGAQWGDEGKGKITDLLSRSADVVVRYQGGVNAGHTIVVDDKVLKLHLIPSGILYKNTTCLIGSGTVVDPKILLKEIDMLIDNGIDISGLKISSTSHVTMPYHRILDEAMEADRGSNKIGTTGRGIGPTYADKAQRNGIRVRDLLNRERLIDVIEIPLREKNGLLEKIYGIKPLKLEDIVEEYLNFGQRLSKHVVDCTRTIHAASKNKKNILFEGAQGTLLDLDHGTYPFVTSSNPISGGACIGAGVGPTLIDRVIGVAKAYTTRVGEGPFPTELQGSINDQLCDRGSEFGTTTGRRRRCGWFDGVIGKYAVSVNGLDCLAVTKLDVLDELDEIQVCIAYDLDGEEIDYFPTNSDDLKKCKPIFKKLKGWQCSTADCKMLSDLPENAMNYLRFLAELMEVPIAIVSLGANRDQTIVIEDPIHGPKRALLR, via the coding sequence TTGGCCAATGTTGTTGTAATCGGAGCCCAATGGGGTGACGAAGGAAAAGGTAAAATAACCGATTTACTAAGTCGTTCGGCTGATGTAGTCGTACGTTACCAGGGGGGGGTAAATGCAGGGCATACTATAGTTGTTGATGATAAAGTCTTAAAATTACATTTAATCCCTTCCGGGATACTTTATAAAAATACTACTTGCTTAATTGGATCAGGAACAGTTGTAGATCCAAAAATCTTGCTAAAAGAAATTGATATGTTAATTGATAATGGAATTGATATCTCAGGATTGAAGATTTCATCAACATCACATGTAACAATGCCCTACCATAGGATATTAGATGAAGCTATGGAAGCTGATAGGGGTTCAAATAAAATAGGGACAACAGGTCGAGGGATTGGTCCAACTTATGCGGACAAGGCGCAAAGGAATGGAATTAGAGTAAGAGATTTGCTCAATAGAGAAAGGCTAATTGATGTGATAGAAATTCCATTGCGAGAAAAAAATGGCCTACTAGAAAAAATTTATGGCATTAAACCTCTTAAATTAGAAGACATTGTCGAAGAATATCTTAACTTTGGACAAAGATTATCAAAGCATGTGGTTGACTGTACAAGAACAATCCATGCAGCCTCAAAAAATAAGAAGAATATTCTATTTGAAGGTGCTCAAGGTACTCTGCTTGACTTAGATCATGGGACTTATCCTTTTGTTACATCATCAAACCCTATATCAGGGGGAGCATGCATTGGAGCTGGGGTTGGTCCCACGTTAATCGATAGAGTTATAGGAGTTGCAAAAGCATACACCACAAGAGTTGGTGAGGGTCCATTCCCAACTGAATTGCAGGGCAGCATCAACGATCAACTTTGTGATAGAGGCAGTGAATTTGGAACTACTACTGGTAGGAGGAGGAGATGTGGATGGTTTGATGGAGTAATTGGTAAATATGCTGTATCTGTAAATGGTCTTGATTGTTTAGCAGTTACAAAACTAGATGTATTAGATGAATTAGATGAGATTCAAGTTTGCATTGCATATGACTTAGATGGAGAGGAAATAGACTATTTCCCAACAAACTCAGATGACTTAAAAAAATGTAAGCCAATCTTCAAAAAATTAAAAGGTTGGCAATGTTCAACTGCAGATTGCAAAATGCTTTCTGATCTCCCTGAAAATGCCATGAATTATCTCAGGTTTTTAGCTGAATTAATGGAGGTCCCAATTGCTATTGTCTCATTGGGGGCAAATAGAGATCAAACCATAGTCATTGAAGACCCAATTCACGGACCTAAAAGAGCACTTTTAAGGTGA